CGAGAGGAAGCCATACCCCGGGTGCAGGGCATCGGCCCCGGCACGCACGGCGATGGCGAGCAGTTTCTCCACATTGAGGTACGTGTCGGCGGGGCTGTTGCCGCCCAGGGAGTAGGCCTCCGTGGCCAGGCCCACGTGCAGGGCATCAGCGTCAACGTCGGCGTAGACGGCCACGGAGGTGAGGCCGGCGTCGTCACAGGCCCGAATAATACGCACGGCGATCTCGCCCCGGTTTGCGATCAAAACTTTCTGCACGGGTCAGCTCTCGTTCGGGGTTGGGGTAGCGGATTCCGCGGTGGCGGGAAGCATAACGGGCACGAAGCGAATCCGTGCTCCGGTGCCCAGCTGGGCGGCGAGATCAAGATCGGCGTGCAGCACAACACCGAGCACGGGGTAACCGCCGGTCACCGGATGGTCGGCGAGAAAAAGCACCGGAAGGCCGGATACGGGAAGCTGGATGGCGCCGGATACGGTGCCCTCGCTGGGTAGCTCCCCGTCTCGAGACCGGGTGAGGGCCGCTCCGTCGAGGCGCAGTCCGATGCGGTTGGATTGCGCCGTCACGGTGTAGGTGCCGTCGGTGAAGTCGGCGAGCGTGCGCGGGCTGAACCAGTCGTCACGCGGCCCGAACACAAAGCGCAGCTCCGTCACCTCGCTCGGTGGCGCCGGTGTGGGTTCCGGGGCCCCGACAACGCTAGTGGGGGGTGCGAATGCAACCCGAAGTTCCGTGTCGACCTGCAGGGGCGCCGGTCCGAGCCCGGACATGGAGTCGGTGGACCTACTCCCCAGAACCGGCGGCACGTCAAAGCCGCCGCGTACCGCAACATAGCTACGCACTCCCCACTCCGGTGCACCCAGAGTCAGTCGTTCGCCCGTCTTCAGGGCAAAGGGAGCATCGGTGGGTACCCGGCGCGGGACCGGTGCGATGCCCGAGATCTCGACCGGCACGCCGGCGCCGGTGACCGCAAACACGTGGTCGCTGCGGGCCTCCAGCACAAGGCCGCCGAGGGTATTCTCCAGCACCGCCGCTGACGCGGGGTTACCGGCGAGTCGATTGGCCCGGCGCAGAGCGCCACGATCGAGCGCTCCCGCACCGGCCACGCCCATGTTGGCGAGGCCAGCACGGCCGAGGTCCTGCACGGTGGTCTGCAACCCGGGCTGCACGACGCGAACATCTGCCACGCCGACGGGCTCCGTGACAGCCTCCGAACGCACTCTTCCGGCGGCGCTCACGAACTCACGCACGGCTCGAAACTGCACCCGATTTCCCGGCTGCACGAGGGCGGGCTGGTCGCGGTCGAGACTCCACATCACGGAATCCGTGCGACCGATCAGTTGCCACCCGCCCGGCGAGACTCGCGGATACACGGCGGAGTAGGAGTCGGCGAGCGCAACGGATCCGGCGGGAACGATGTGCCGCGGCGTCGTGCGCCGTGGCACGAGCAGCTGGTTGTCGCCCACCAGGTAGGCAAACCCCGGGGCGAAGCCGCCGAAGGCTGCGGTCCATGGCCCCGCGGTATGGGCGGCAATTACGCCCTCCCGGCCGAGCCCGGTGAGCTCGGCCACCTCGTCGAGGTCCTCGCCGTCGTAGACCACGTCGATCGTCACGAGCGTGTCATCCGCGGCCGAGGTCACGCTGGCGTCGAGAGCCCGCAGCACGGCGGGCATCCGCTGGGCGGCTGCGGCGGTGTTCGCGCTCACGAGCACGGTCTCGGCGGCGGCCACCAGATCCACCTGACCCTCGAGCGGATGCTCCGCAAGGGTCTCGTACAGACTCAGCACCTCGCTGAGCGTGGCGAGTTGCACCAGAACAGAGCGGTCACCCACGGGCCGGATGGATCTGATGATGGACGGCATCCGCTAGATAAAGCTGTCGATCGTGATGCCGGAGCCCACCAGTGCGGCGCGCACGGCTGCAGCCAAGACCACGGAATCGGGGGTATCGCCGTGCAAGCAGATGCTCTCAACCTCCACGTCAATAAGCTTGCCGTCGATGGCGAGCACCTGATGGTCGCCGGCCAGGCGCAGCACCTGTTCGGTGACGGCTGCCACCG
This sequence is a window from Cryobacterium sp. CG_9.6. Protein-coding genes within it:
- a CDS encoding 5-oxoprolinase/urea amidolyase family protein; translated protein: MPSIIRSIRPVGDRSVLVQLATLSEVLSLYETLAEHPLEGQVDLVAAAETVLVSANTAAAAQRMPAVLRALDASVTSAADDTLVTIDVVYDGEDLDEVAELTGLGREGVIAAHTAGPWTAAFGGFAPGFAYLVGDNQLLVPRRTTPRHIVPAGSVALADSYSAVYPRVSPGGWQLIGRTDSVMWSLDRDQPALVQPGNRVQFRAVREFVSAAGRVRSEAVTEPVGVADVRVVQPGLQTTVQDLGRAGLANMGVAGAGALDRGALRRANRLAGNPASAAVLENTLGGLVLEARSDHVFAVTGAGVPVEISGIAPVPRRVPTDAPFALKTGERLTLGAPEWGVRSYVAVRGGFDVPPVLGSRSTDSMSGLGPAPLQVDTELRVAFAPPTSVVGAPEPTPAPPSEVTELRFVFGPRDDWFSPRTLADFTDGTYTVTAQSNRIGLRLDGAALTRSRDGELPSEGTVSGAIQLPVSGLPVLFLADHPVTGGYPVLGVVLHADLDLAAQLGTGARIRFVPVMLPATAESATPTPNES